One stretch of Tepiditoga spiralis DNA includes these proteins:
- a CDS encoding TM0106 family RecB-like putative nuclease, whose amino-acid sequence MDVLYFENLKKCPEFVPGYKRPGTYFRVKIEDVEIEANYENVEENKAVIIRAGKNMRQSHWIHIYAVYKYFEQQNKKLEEIILELENRKKPIKKIEILNKEKWIKKDILKLKTKEKEPGSHCKFCIKKEQCHAEFFKNKNYLVVPSINKKMISDFEEMEIDPVDIIKSNQIEKFPQHRKKLYNLKSLLKNEPLKIKPFKLPNSYIIFDVESYYSLDFLFGFLNNDEYIPFVFTKKDRKKMKKMIDYLTKENKQLVHYDKHDVMALARISKEIPEYKKKIDKLIKNAMDIYEVILKNYSFPVTSYSLKDISKYYNFNWRTKLNGFAVIIEYNRYLKGETKIMQTILDYNEDDCRATKVLLEEMKKI is encoded by the coding sequence ATGGATGTTCTCTACTTTGAGAATTTAAAAAAATGCCCAGAATTTGTTCCCGGTTATAAAAGACCGGGTACTTATTTTAGGGTAAAGATTGAAGATGTTGAAATAGAAGCAAATTATGAAAATGTTGAAGAAAATAAAGCTGTAATAATTAGAGCTGGAAAAAATATGAGACAATCACACTGGATACATATTTATGCAGTGTATAAGTACTTTGAGCAACAAAATAAGAAACTTGAAGAAATTATACTTGAGCTTGAAAACAGAAAAAAACCAATAAAAAAAATTGAGATATTAAACAAAGAAAAATGGATAAAAAAAGATATACTAAAATTAAAAACAAAAGAAAAAGAACCAGGATCACACTGCAAATTTTGTATAAAAAAAGAACAATGCCATGCTGAATTTTTTAAAAATAAAAATTATTTAGTTGTACCATCAATAAATAAAAAAATGATATCAGATTTTGAAGAAATGGAAATAGATCCAGTAGATATTATAAAATCAAATCAAATAGAAAAATTTCCACAACATAGAAAAAAATTATACAACTTAAAATCATTATTAAAAAATGAACCATTAAAGATAAAACCATTTAAATTACCAAATAGTTATATAATCTTTGATGTTGAATCATATTATAGCTTAGATTTTTTATTTGGATTTTTAAACAATGATGAATATATACCATTTGTTTTTACTAAAAAAGATAGAAAAAAGATGAAAAAAATGATAGATTATTTAACAAAGGAAAATAAACAACTCGTACATTATGATAAACACGATGTAATGGCACTTGCAAGAATATCAAAAGAAATACCAGAATACAAGAAAAAAATAGATAAATTAATAAAAAATGCAATGGATATATATGAAGTAATACTAAAAAACTACTCATTTCCAGTAACTTCATACTCTTTAAAAGATATAAGCAAATATTATAACTTCAATTGGAGAACAAAATTGAATGGATTTGCAGTAATAATAGAATACAATAGATATTTAAAAGGCGAAACAAAAATAATGCAAACAATATTAGACTATAATGAAGATGATTGTAGAGCAACAAAAGTACTATTAGAAGAAATGAAAAAGATATAA
- the era gene encoding GTPase Era codes for MENFKSGFVAFAGKPNVGKSTLINALMKQKIVITSNKPQTTRNKINCILTEKDYQIVFVDTPGIHKPLHKLGEYMVEIAVGALRGVDLILFVVDPTDGIRKSDMHVAEIISKSRIPTILIINKIDQIKDEKILKETEEKFKELNKIKTIYTSAIKGTNIDELEKTIVENLSKGPMYYPEDMISDKPSRFIISELIREKVFRLTEQEIPHSTGIVVEDLKTRENGMLYVRATIYVERDSQKGIIIGKSGKMIKEIGKLARLDIQEMFEEKVFLDLHVKVKKKWRESEFLIRNTMGFKDELKKDK; via the coding sequence ATGGAAAACTTTAAAAGTGGATTTGTAGCCTTTGCAGGAAAACCAAATGTTGGAAAATCTACACTAATAAATGCACTAATGAAACAAAAAATAGTAATAACCTCAAACAAACCACAAACAACAAGAAATAAGATAAACTGTATACTAACAGAAAAAGACTATCAAATAGTATTTGTAGACACACCAGGAATACATAAACCACTTCATAAACTTGGAGAATACATGGTTGAAATAGCGGTAGGAGCATTGCGTGGAGTAGACCTAATACTTTTTGTAGTTGATCCAACAGATGGAATAAGAAAATCCGACATGCACGTTGCAGAAATAATATCAAAATCAAGAATACCAACAATACTAATCATAAATAAAATAGATCAAATAAAAGATGAAAAAATATTAAAAGAAACAGAAGAAAAATTTAAAGAATTGAATAAAATAAAAACAATATACACATCAGCAATAAAAGGAACAAATATAGACGAATTAGAAAAAACAATAGTTGAAAACTTATCAAAAGGACCAATGTACTATCCAGAAGACATGATATCAGATAAACCATCAAGATTTATAATATCAGAATTGATAAGAGAAAAAGTTTTTAGACTAACGGAACAAGAAATACCACACTCAACAGGAATAGTAGTAGAAGACCTTAAAACAAGAGAAAATGGAATGTTATATGTTAGAGCAACAATATATGTTGAAAGAGACTCACAAAAAGGAATAATAATAGGAAAAAGTGGTAAAATGATAAAAGAAATAGGAAAACTTGCAAGACTAGATATACAAGAAATGTTTGAAGAAAAAGTATTTCTCGACTTACACGTTAAAGTTAAGAAAAAATGGAGAGAAAGCGAATTTCTAATAAGAAATACAATGGGATTTAAAGATGAACTAAAAAAAGATAAATAA
- a CDS encoding peroxiredoxin: MIKVGEKAIDFNVKDHNGNEVKLSNYKGKKVLLSFHPLAFTGVCETQMKNLDIKYKELEKLNVIPLGFSVDSQFAKKAWADQMMLKNLQLVTDFWPHGEVAKNYGIFNEELGFSERANILIDENGIVEFVKVYPIKEQPNLNEILDYLKK; encoded by the coding sequence ATGATAAAAGTAGGAGAAAAAGCAATAGACTTTAATGTTAAAGATCATAACGGAAATGAAGTGAAGTTGTCAAATTATAAAGGAAAAAAAGTTTTATTATCATTTCACCCGTTAGCATTTACAGGAGTTTGTGAAACACAAATGAAAAACTTAGATATAAAATATAAAGAATTAGAAAAATTAAATGTGATACCATTAGGATTTAGTGTAGATTCACAATTTGCAAAAAAAGCATGGGCTGATCAAATGATGTTAAAAAATTTACAGTTAGTAACAGATTTTTGGCCACATGGAGAAGTTGCAAAAAATTATGGAATCTTTAATGAAGAATTAGGATTTTCAGAAAGAGCAAATATTTTAATAGATGAAAATGGAATAGTTGAATTTGTAAAGGTTTATCCAATAAAAGAACAACCAAACTTAAATGAAATACTTGACTACCTAAAAAAATAA
- a CDS encoding methyl-accepting chemotaxis protein, protein MSIKKKLMIIMIFSVILFVLITIFMISETNSLNKKWDNYTNTVTKRSELISDIKEQFGYGGAIHLFKNYILRGKDKYIQSFKNKQEKVMESFKEYKLLKDISQEEIKYLDIIENTFKKYGENLDYAVTLKKNNESIEKIDSIIKIDDSPALNSFNELEKIVQTLVNKQTNEFENKIIQLKLLIESGIIIISILLFGTFIYFLYTIKPLYTVRNKLKELSQNEGDLIINIEVKSKDEIGEVSLFFNKFINTFRKSLINFFSKFRNNILQFNSITKELEIFRYNFEDMDKSLSKNMNSLNNVTEYIEQQDASTQEISDNIQNLANTAVELNNVATEISEVSENSKVDLNEMNEIVNSISSNMTPIVTKVKSVSEKAEVINEVVETIASISEQTNLLALNAAIEAARAGEAGKGFAVVADEIRKLAEESRNASESIRENLEEVMTGVNETSDMVVSMSKNIKEVSKVNEKTANKLFELIDSVEKISNYSNNLAASAEEQGAAVEELSASSQNITELVNSLKLDMNSIFEKEQYMNERNYSMVERVSNESNELLNIVNMFSAFKMFNTNDFIEEIEKAKLSHEEWIKKFEESIKNNIKLIEDNPKKCGFGLFIGVNSKNYPENIKEIWEKIIIIHKKLHEYAKQFEYNNKSNNDNLLIKVKETSKELESLLNQIIEKLK, encoded by the coding sequence ATGAGTATTAAGAAAAAGCTTATGATAATTATGATTTTTTCAGTTATTCTTTTTGTATTAATAACTATATTTATGATTTCAGAAACAAATAGTTTGAATAAAAAATGGGATAATTATACAAATACTGTAACAAAAAGATCTGAACTCATATCTGATATAAAAGAACAATTTGGATATGGTGGAGCTATTCATTTATTCAAAAATTATATATTACGTGGAAAAGATAAATATATTCAATCATTTAAAAATAAACAAGAAAAGGTAATGGAAAGTTTTAAAGAATATAAATTATTGAAAGATATTAGTCAAGAAGAAATAAAGTATCTAGATATTATAGAAAATACATTTAAAAAATATGGTGAAAATTTAGATTATGCAGTTACATTGAAAAAGAATAATGAATCTATTGAAAAAATTGATTCTATTATAAAAATTGACGATTCTCCTGCATTAAATTCATTTAATGAATTAGAAAAAATAGTACAAACTTTAGTAAATAAACAAACAAATGAATTTGAAAATAAAATAATACAATTAAAACTTTTAATAGAAAGTGGAATAATAATAATTTCAATATTATTATTTGGAACATTTATTTATTTTTTATATACTATAAAACCATTATATACAGTTAGAAATAAATTAAAAGAACTATCACAAAATGAAGGAGACTTAATAATAAATATTGAAGTTAAATCAAAAGACGAAATAGGAGAAGTATCTTTATTTTTTAATAAATTTATAAATACATTTAGAAAATCTTTAATAAACTTTTTTAGTAAATTTAGAAATAATATACTTCAATTTAATTCAATAACAAAAGAATTAGAAATTTTTAGATACAACTTTGAAGATATGGACAAATCTTTATCAAAAAACATGAATTCTTTAAATAATGTTACGGAATATATAGAACAACAAGATGCAAGTACACAAGAAATATCTGATAATATACAAAATTTAGCAAATACAGCAGTTGAATTAAATAATGTAGCAACAGAAATAAGTGAAGTAAGTGAAAATAGTAAAGTAGATTTAAATGAAATGAATGAAATTGTAAATTCAATATCTTCAAATATGACACCAATAGTTACTAAGGTTAAATCCGTTTCAGAAAAAGCGGAAGTAATAAATGAAGTTGTTGAAACAATAGCAAGTATTTCTGAACAAACAAATTTATTAGCTTTAAATGCAGCCATAGAAGCAGCAAGAGCAGGAGAAGCAGGAAAAGGATTTGCAGTAGTAGCAGATGAGATTAGAAAATTAGCAGAGGAAAGTAGAAATGCTTCAGAAAGTATTAGGGAAAATTTAGAAGAAGTTATGACAGGGGTTAACGAAACATCTGATATGGTTGTATCTATGTCCAAAAATATAAAAGAAGTTTCAAAGGTTAATGAAAAAACAGCAAATAAATTATTTGAATTAATAGATTCAGTAGAAAAAATTTCAAACTATTCTAATAATTTAGCTGCAAGTGCTGAAGAACAAGGGGCAGCAGTTGAAGAATTATCAGCATCATCTCAAAATATAACAGAATTAGTTAACTCATTGAAGTTAGATATGAATTCTATATTTGAAAAAGAACAATATATGAATGAAAGAAATTATAGTATGGTAGAAAGAGTGAGTAATGAAAGTAATGAACTTTTAAACATAGTTAATATGTTCTCAGCATTTAAAATGTTTAATACAAATGACTTTATTGAAGAAATTGAAAAAGCAAAATTGAGTCATGAAGAATGGATTAAAAAATTTGAAGAATCAATAAAAAATAATATAAAATTAATAGAAGATAATCCTAAAAAATGTGGGTTTGGTTTATTTATTGGTGTTAATTCTAAAAATTATCCAGAAAACATAAAAGAAATATGGGAAAAAATAATAATTATTCATAAAAAATTACATGAATATGCAAAACAATTTGAATACAATAATAAATCTAATAATGATAACTTATTAATAAAAGTAAAAGAGACTTCCAAAGAGTTAGAAAGTTTATTAAATCAAATAATAGAAAAATTAAAATGA
- a CDS encoding NUDIX hydrolase yields the protein MKYTTLCFIKKEDSILMLNREKKVWMGMWNVLGGKGIENEKPEECAIREIYEESGIKVKNISYHGMVTWEHNKIKFIDEPMYIFFSEIDKNYELKTPLKTPEGILDWKKIDWILNKDNIGVIKNIPIFLKDILYENKIFKYHFIWKNNTLKDYSKKACEMN from the coding sequence ATGAAATATACAACCCTGTGTTTTATAAAAAAAGAAGATAGTATACTAATGCTCAATAGAGAAAAAAAAGTATGGATGGGAATGTGGAATGTTCTTGGTGGAAAAGGTATTGAAAATGAAAAACCAGAAGAATGTGCTATAAGAGAAATTTATGAAGAATCTGGAATAAAGGTAAAAAATATATCTTATCATGGCATGGTTACTTGGGAACATAATAAAATAAAGTTTATAGATGAACCAATGTATATATTTTTTTCAGAAATTGATAAAAATTATGAATTAAAAACACCATTAAAAACACCGGAAGGTATATTAGATTGGAAAAAAATAGATTGGATCTTAAATAAAGATAATATTGGAGTAATAAAAAATATACCTATTTTTTTAAAAGATATACTATATGAAAATAAAATTTTTAAATATCATTTTATATGGAAAAATAATACATTAAAAGATTACTCTAAAAAAGCATGTGAAATGAATTAA
- a CDS encoding AAA family ATPase: MKKRLPIGRSDFKSLIDDNMYFVDKSMLIKEVIESGDVLLITRPRRFGKTLSQSMMKYFFDITQNNEYLFKNLKIYKEKNIIEKHLNKHPVIYITFKDLKSNNLKKMHALLTMELSRLYLKHKYVLEVLDNEEKIIYDKIMGREALDADYENSIRSLSEYMERYYGKKVIILIDEYDTPIQQAYLHGYYDEIISLIGNLFGMALKDNVYLEKAVLTGITRVSKESIFTGVNNLEVSTVLNELFNNKYGLTKEEVEKILKYYELEYEENEVIDWYNGYNFGGVEIYNPFSIVTLAKNKGKIGPYWMNTSGNFLVKQLIKQGSAELKDKIEKLINGEEIESTINETMVYGDLNNNLEESVWTLFLFSGYLKWTKNINHDYERYTLKIPNKEVKIFYNKTVVSMLEEERIKFDNMLLNLKVGRIKTFTDQFKDLTMNTLSYFDVSGKEPERFYHGLILGMSVGLKEKYIIKSNRETGLGRADVILIPKDKTDKGIIIEFKKYNRDEDKSLKDSAKNGLNQINEKRYEEEIKSYGINDIIKVSIAFDKKEVEIVSNLDKDVELTPEEKIAKELLKNGVDIEIISKTTKLSVEKIKKL, from the coding sequence ATGAAAAAAAGGCTTCCAATAGGAAGAAGTGACTTTAAATCATTAATAGATGACAATATGTATTTTGTAGATAAAAGCATGTTAATCAAAGAAGTTATTGAAAGTGGAGACGTTCTATTAATAACAAGACCAAGAAGGTTTGGTAAAACTCTCAGTCAATCTATGATGAAGTACTTTTTTGATATTACTCAAAATAACGAATACCTCTTTAAAAACTTAAAGATTTATAAAGAAAAAAATATAATAGAAAAACATTTGAATAAACATCCTGTTATATACATCACCTTTAAGGATTTAAAGTCTAATAACTTAAAAAAGATGCATGCTTTATTAACCATGGAGCTTTCAAGGTTGTATTTAAAGCATAAGTATGTTTTAGAAGTTTTAGATAATGAAGAAAAAATTATATATGATAAAATAATGGGTAGAGAAGCTTTAGATGCTGATTATGAAAATTCTATAAGAAGTTTATCTGAATATATGGAAAGATACTATGGAAAAAAGGTAATAATATTAATAGATGAATATGATACTCCAATTCAACAAGCTTACTTACATGGATACTATGATGAAATAATATCTTTAATAGGTAATTTATTTGGCATGGCATTAAAAGATAATGTATACCTTGAAAAAGCAGTTCTTACTGGTATAACAAGAGTTTCCAAAGAAAGTATCTTTACTGGTGTGAATAACTTAGAAGTTTCTACTGTATTGAATGAACTATTCAATAATAAGTATGGTTTAACTAAAGAAGAAGTAGAAAAAATACTTAAGTATTATGAACTTGAATATGAAGAAAATGAAGTTATAGATTGGTACAATGGTTATAACTTTGGCGGTGTTGAAATTTACAATCCTTTTTCTATAGTAACTCTTGCAAAGAATAAAGGGAAAATAGGTCCATACTGGATGAATACGAGTGGAAATTTCTTGGTTAAACAATTAATAAAACAAGGAAGTGCTGAATTAAAAGATAAAATTGAAAAACTAATAAATGGTGAAGAAATTGAAAGTACAATAAATGAAACTATGGTTTATGGAGACTTAAATAACAACTTAGAAGAGTCTGTATGGACATTATTTTTATTCAGCGGATATTTAAAATGGACAAAAAATATAAATCATGATTATGAAAGATATACTTTAAAGATACCAAATAAAGAAGTAAAAATATTTTATAATAAAACTGTAGTATCTATGCTTGAAGAAGAAAGAATAAAGTTTGATAATATGTTATTAAATCTAAAAGTAGGAAGAATAAAAACCTTTACAGATCAATTTAAAGATTTAACGATGAACACATTGAGTTATTTTGATGTTAGCGGAAAGGAACCAGAAAGATTTTATCATGGACTAATACTTGGAATGAGTGTTGGTTTAAAAGAAAAGTACATAATAAAGAGTAATAGAGAAACAGGACTTGGAAGAGCAGATGTTATTTTAATTCCAAAAGATAAAACAGATAAGGGAATAATTATTGAGTTTAAAAAGTACAATAGAGATGAAGATAAAAGTTTAAAAGACAGTGCAAAAAATGGACTAAATCAAATAAATGAAAAAAGGTATGAAGAAGAGATAAAAAGTTATGGAATAAATGATATAATAAAAGTTTCAATAGCTTTTGATAAAAAAGAAGTTGAAATTGTTAGTAATTTAGATAAAGATGTTGAATTAACTCCTGAAGAAAAAATAGCAAAAGAACTATTAAAAAATGGTGTTGATATAGAAATTATTTCTAAAACAACAAAATTATCTGTTGAAAAAATAAAAAAATTATAA
- the istA gene encoding IS21 family transposase, producing MIRLGQKREIIILYFRENKSEISRKTGINRKTVNKYINEYEDALKEFEKVESKKSKEEIIEIITGKPKYKVSNRKPRKVTEELRIKIEELVKANELKRQKGLRKQTMPVTQMYEIIRDEGYEISIGTIYNIVKKFNTKRTKEAYIKQRYNPGEIVEFDWGEVKLEINGINKKFQMAVFTFAYSNYRYALLYEKQNMESFIDSHVRFFEHIGGINKTIVYDNMKVAIRKFVGHNDRELTDDLTKLSLYYKFDIRFCNVRKPNEKGHVEKSVNVLKQRAFSIKDKFKNIDDANEFLSSRVKYLNENMKNTSNISPLKLLKEEKEYLICKPPKYEYSIIKEVYVDKYSTITLNNCHYSVPVEYTNKWLKVKLYPEKIIIYDEKPIATHKRLYGNNMWKIEINHYLSLLKRKPGALHSSLALHQVPQKIKKIYNNYFTTKPKEFINLLEYMYKNNLRINDIEETIEKLERISPKDISATKIKILYENKINNNQKNKYQGTIEEYSRKQLLHLKELIKS from the coding sequence ATGATAAGATTGGGCCAAAAAAGAGAAATAATAATATTATATTTTAGAGAAAACAAATCAGAGATAAGCAGAAAAACAGGAATTAACAGAAAAACAGTAAATAAATATATAAATGAATATGAAGATGCATTAAAAGAATTTGAAAAGGTAGAAAGTAAAAAGAGTAAAGAAGAAATAATAGAAATTATAACAGGTAAACCAAAATATAAAGTTTCAAATAGAAAACCCAGAAAAGTCACAGAAGAATTAAGAATTAAAATAGAAGAGTTAGTTAAAGCAAATGAATTAAAAAGGCAAAAAGGGTTGAGAAAACAAACTATGCCAGTTACTCAAATGTATGAAATTATTCGAGATGAAGGGTATGAGATTAGTATAGGAACAATATATAATATTGTAAAGAAATTTAATACAAAAAGAACTAAAGAGGCTTATATAAAACAAAGATATAATCCTGGAGAAATTGTTGAATTCGATTGGGGAGAAGTTAAGTTAGAAATAAATGGAATCAATAAAAAGTTTCAAATGGCAGTATTTACTTTTGCATATAGTAATTATAGATATGCGTTATTGTATGAAAAACAAAATATGGAGAGTTTTATAGATTCACACGTAAGGTTTTTTGAACATATTGGTGGTATTAATAAAACTATTGTATATGACAATATGAAAGTTGCAATAAGAAAATTTGTAGGGCATAACGATAGAGAGTTGACAGATGATTTAACTAAATTATCATTATATTATAAATTCGATATAAGGTTTTGTAATGTGAGAAAACCAAATGAAAAAGGTCATGTAGAAAAGAGTGTCAATGTATTGAAACAAAGAGCATTTTCAATAAAAGATAAATTTAAAAATATAGATGATGCAAATGAATTTTTGAGTTCAAGAGTCAAATATTTAAATGAAAATATGAAAAACACATCAAACATTAGCCCTTTAAAGTTGTTAAAAGAAGAAAAAGAATATTTAATATGCAAACCACCAAAATATGAATATTCAATAATAAAAGAAGTTTATGTAGATAAATATTCAACTATAACTTTAAATAACTGTCATTACTCGGTACCAGTAGAATATACTAATAAATGGTTAAAGGTTAAGTTATATCCAGAAAAGATAATAATATATGATGAAAAACCTATTGCTACTCATAAAAGGTTATATGGTAATAATATGTGGAAAATAGAAATAAATCATTATTTATCATTATTAAAAAGAAAACCTGGTGCATTGCATAGTAGTTTAGCTCTGCATCAGGTCCCACAAAAAATAAAAAAAATCTACAATAACTATTTTACCACAAAACCAAAAGAATTCATAAACTTATTAGAGTATATGTATAAAAATAATTTAAGAATAAATGATATTGAAGAAACAATTGAAAAGTTAGAACGTATAAGTCCAAAAGATATAAGCGCTACAAAAATAAAGATACTCTATGAAAATAAAATTAATAATAATCAAAAAAATAAATATCAAGGAACAATAGAAGAATATTCAAGAAAACAATTGTTGCATTTAAAAGAGCTGATCAAATCATGA
- a CDS encoding IS256 family transposase → MERRKKEEKEESNIEKLARLIARDPEVNTIKDVYEKIKELVGPLIQGMLEAELEDELGYGKYDKENKKTDNSRNGYSSKRVRTSVGEMELKIPRDRKGEYEPKIVPKYKKDISDIEGRIIGMYGLGLSTKDIVKNVEDIYGVELSAEMISKITNKILPEIREWQSRPLEEIYTFMFMDGIVFKVKDDGEIIKKTAYVVLGVNIDGFKEVLGIYIGEIESSKFWLRVLNDLKNRGIKDILIASVDGLTGFPQAIKTAFPDTIVQRCIIHQIRNTLKYVSYKDRKELVNDLKKVYKAPNKDIAYSNLQDLKENKWTKYKLALESWEKHWETISPYFDYGDDVRKIMYTTNVIESLNRQYRKATKNKTSFPNDDALLKMLYLATINATKRWTARYRNWSNVLNELSIFFNERITKYIYNS, encoded by the coding sequence ATGGAAAGAAGGAAAAAAGAAGAAAAAGAAGAAAGCAACATTGAAAAATTAGCAAGATTAATAGCAAGGGATCCAGAGGTAAACACAATAAAAGATGTATATGAAAAGATAAAAGAATTAGTGGGACCGTTAATACAAGGGATGTTAGAAGCAGAATTAGAAGATGAATTAGGTTATGGGAAATACGATAAAGAAAACAAGAAAACAGATAATTCTAGAAATGGGTACAGTTCAAAAAGAGTAAGAACAAGTGTTGGAGAAATGGAATTAAAAATACCTAGAGATAGAAAAGGTGAATATGAGCCTAAAATAGTACCAAAGTATAAAAAAGATATCTCAGATATTGAAGGTAGAATAATAGGTATGTACGGTTTAGGATTAAGCACAAAAGATATAGTAAAGAACGTAGAGGACATATATGGTGTAGAATTATCAGCGGAAATGATAAGTAAAATAACTAATAAAATATTACCTGAAATTAGAGAATGGCAAAGCAGACCTTTAGAAGAAATATATACTTTTATGTTTATGGATGGAATAGTGTTTAAAGTAAAAGATGATGGAGAAATAATAAAAAAGACTGCATATGTTGTACTTGGTGTAAATATAGATGGATTTAAAGAAGTACTTGGTATATATATAGGTGAAATAGAATCATCAAAATTTTGGTTAAGAGTATTAAATGATTTAAAAAATAGAGGAATAAAAGATATATTAATAGCTTCTGTAGATGGATTAACAGGTTTCCCACAAGCAATAAAAACTGCTTTCCCAGATACTATAGTACAAAGATGTATAATACATCAAATAAGAAATACATTAAAATATGTTAGTTACAAAGATAGAAAAGAACTTGTTAATGATTTAAAAAAAGTATATAAAGCACCAAATAAAGATATTGCCTATTCAAACTTACAAGATTTGAAAGAAAACAAATGGACTAAATACAAATTAGCATTAGAAAGTTGGGAAAAACATTGGGAAACAATATCTCCTTATTTCGATTATGGCGATGATGTAAGAAAAATAATGTACACAACAAATGTAATAGAATCATTAAATAGGCAATATAGAAAAGCAACAAAAAATAAAACATCATTTCCAAATGACGATGCATTATTGAAAATGCTTTATTTAGCAACAATAAATGCAACAAAAAGATGGACAGCTCGTTATAGAAATTGGAGCAATGTCCTAAACGAATTATCCATCTTTTTTAATGAAAGAATTACAAAATATATCTATAATTCCTAA
- a CDS encoding IS256 family transposase: MGNVLQEIIKEMVRKGEIRTIKDIKELTKSLTGNLIQEVLEAELEDELGYGKYDREKKNTENSRNGYRKKNLKSSSGMIELMVPRDRKGEYEPKIVPKYSNDISEIEEKIISLYARGMTTRDISDQIMDLYGFEVSAELVSKITNKLMPLIKDWQERPLHEIYTFVFLDAIYFNVREDGRIVKKAAYVIIGVDIDGIKDVLGIYVGEVESAKFWMGVLNNLKNRGVKDILVASIDGLSGFEQAINATFPQTMIQRCIIHQIRNTLKYVPHKDRKEFAKDLKTIYTALDEKTGYDNLTNVINKWGDKYYASLRSWEKNWHLLSTFFQFSDGVRKIMYTTNIIESLNRQFRKATKTKSIFPNDDAVLKSLYLTTKNVTKKWTARFHNWNAVISELAILFEERLKDYL; encoded by the coding sequence ATGGGAAATGTACTACAGGAAATAATAAAGGAAATGGTAAGAAAAGGAGAAATCCGAACAATAAAGGATATAAAGGAATTAACAAAATCACTGACAGGAAATCTGATCCAGGAAGTACTGGAAGCGGAACTCGAAGACGAGCTGGGCTATGGAAAGTATGACAGAGAAAAGAAAAATACAGAAAATTCAAGAAATGGCTACAGGAAGAAGAATTTAAAGAGTAGTAGCGGTATGATAGAATTAATGGTACCTCGAGACAGAAAGGGAGAATATGAACCCAAAATAGTTCCAAAGTATTCGAATGATATTTCAGAGATAGAGGAAAAAATAATAAGTTTGTACGCAAGAGGAATGACCACCAGGGATATATCTGATCAGATAATGGATTTGTACGGATTTGAAGTATCAGCTGAACTGGTGAGCAAAATAACAAATAAGCTTATGCCATTAATAAAAGACTGGCAAGAAAGGCCATTACACGAAATATACACCTTCGTTTTCTTGGATGCAATATACTTCAACGTTAGAGAGGACGGAAGGATAGTAAAGAAGGCTGCTTATGTAATAATAGGTGTTGACATAGATGGAATTAAAGATGTGCTCGGGATATATGTTGGTGAAGTAGAAAGTGCCAAGTTTTGGATGGGAGTACTTAACAACCTCAAAAACAGAGGAGTTAAGGACATACTTGTAGCTTCAATAGATGGTCTTTCTGGATTCGAGCAGGCTATAAATGCAACCTTCCCGCAAACTATGATACAAAGGTGCATAATCCACCAGATTAGAAACACCCTGAAATATGTTCCTCACAAGGACAGGAAAGAGTTCGCAAAGGACTTAAAGACAATCTATACAGCACTGGATGAAAAGACAGGCTATGATAATCTAACCAATGTAATAAACAAATGGGGAGACAAGTATTACGCTTCATTGAGGAGCTGGGAGAAAAATTGGCACCTATTATCCACCTTCTTTCAGTTCTCAGACGGGGTAAGGAAGATTATGTACACCACGAACATCATAGAGTCACTTAACAGGCAATTCAGGAAGGCTACCAAGACCAAATCAATATTCCCTAATGACGATGCTGTCCTTAAAAGTTTATACCTTACTACCAAAAACGTGACAAAAAAATGGACAGCACGGTTTCACAACTGGAACGCTGTTATTTCCGAACTGGCCATCCTTTTCGAGGAACGTCTTAAAGACTACCTCTGA